The stretch of DNA ATATTTCATCTTCATTTTAACAGAGTAACCATCATTGTCCTCCCCGCACTTAAACTTCTGGTTGCGGTACTTGCGTTTAAGCCTTTCCAGCGTCCATTTTTCATGGGCTGGCCAGCCAGCTTGGGCATTTAGGATCACTACCGGTTTATATGGCTTCTCGTATCGCTCGATGAATTCCTCCAGCGTGAGCTGGGCGGCATCCGCACGCTCAACATTATCCTGTACAGAGAAGAAACGTACGGACCATGTATTCATAAGTTCAACGGTCAACAACTAAGGCCGATACGTAGCCAAAAGCAAACCCTTAAAAGTTTAATTTAGGATCAATACTTCCTACGGAAACAATAAACATGGGTAGGATCTTTTTTGTAGAGAGTGTTGAGTGCCTTCTGTCATCCGTTACTCTCTTCTACAAGGATCCCAAGCATCTTTAAATGGTGTCGCACCACTGCTTGGGTCACTTTTCATCTTTAAGGCTCTATATCCTCATCGAGGTGTTAACTTACTATTGTAAGAGTCCCCCATAAACCAAAATTAAGCTTTCAGGCAAAGCGTATACATTTTCCTATTATTACCATTAAATGGACTTACTATAatgatttgggggggggaatgcTTATTTGATGCACTTATATACATGCATTAACAGTGTTTCTGGATTTATTTGGGGGAAAACTGATGTTTCCAACAGGTGGTACTTTATTTCCTGACATTCTCACCAGTCTAATATTCACGCTATCAAAACTTTACTTTCGTTCCACGTATACTGTAATCTTGAAACCATTTCCTAGCCATCTTTCTGCCCATGGCCAGCAAAGCCCCCAGCGCCAGGTGGCCCCGATCCCGCCAGCTCCCCACGCACTCAAATTAAATGATTTAGTTCAGGATATAAACTATAGGCCTCtaacaaagaacaaaaaaaaagctggcttCCAAAACCCTCTGCATGGCTAGTAAATCCTGATGGGACATGCCGTCCCTGTCTTGTCAATGGGGACTTATTACAGCCTCCCtcacatacatgtatgtatgtatgtatgtgtgtatatatatatatatatactgtgggATTTCGCCTCCTCTGGTGTCAGCCTGCACTCCATCCCAAACTGTGGTACCCGGACAGGAAGCCAGCATCCATCTTCTTTTATctccctcctccccctccaTGTAGCCCCCCGCACACAGGCATGCGTCTCACCCGTACGCTGCTTGGGCTCAGGCGGTAAACCTCTGCGTAGTTGTGCCGGCACCAGTCTTGGGAGTCCTTGAGCTCAGGCCTAGCAGAGCGCTTCGCctccttgattcttttcttacTCTTGTGGTTCATCCCTGAATTTCTCCGTTCCGGTCACTTCTTAGTTCCGGTAACCGAGCACACCGCTCTTCTCCAGAAGCTTCACGGTAACTCCTCCCCGCCGCTCTCTATTGGTGGAATGAACCCAGGAAGCTCAAAGATGTCCGCTGTGGAGCGACCGGGCGTCCATCTTAGAAAGGGCAGACTATTATACGCGCTGAAGGACTGACATACTAAACAAGgtcaagtgtttttttatatttatactagAAGGCATTTTCACTGCTGTATTTATGAGCCAGAAGTTGTATTCTCCGTCTAATATCGCACCCAATATTGAGTTtgcaattttttcccaattatTTACTACTGATGCGTAACAAGTTAGTGTGCCTCTAGCAACATGGCGTCGGTCATTCCACCCTCCCCTTTTACGTAATTAGAATGCGACTTCACGGTATCCCACGTGTTTAGATAACGGGATACAATGTCTTTCTCCCCGTTAATAATGAGTCAAAACGATAACCAACGGGTTGTGGTCCGAGAATATATATTccgagaggaagaggaggagggtctggaagaagagaaaggagaacTTCGAGTGTCCATCCCTGAGGTGCCTCATCACATCGGCCGTGCCATGGTCTACGTGCAGATCGGCAGGCGCAGCTTTAACCATGACATTGCCGTTAAGGAGTTGTACCAGTAGGGATAGAATAGCAAATTAACCAGCAACCCGAACAAAATAAGGgtggatttcattttaaagataAGCGCAGATACTATCAAGGCCTGACCCAAGTCCGTGCTGCCCCTCCTGGCACTGCCATCCTTACTAAAGGAGCGCCAGGAAATGACGTCATAACCCAGCGTTCTGTGTCTTATGGGGCTTCAGGTTAATCGGTGCCCCTACATTCCtgccttttaatatatatatatatatatatatatatatatatatatatatatatagtgatttaTAGGTACAatgaaattcacataaaaaaaataaccttgcATATTGTTTTTGAGAGTTGCAATTAGTGCATCATTTAATGCTGCCTTCAAAAAGAAATCATTAGATGGCTGACCCTTAAAATAATTGCCAGTGATGCGTTACTATACCATTCTATGCGGATCTGTGATAAATAAGACAGTATTGAATAAGTtaggatttctgtcagtcagcaCATACATTTGGATGGCTTCCTTTGAGATTGATCCATGTTGGCAGGAGAGTCTTTTATTTCAACTCGCTTGGTTTGCAGTTCATTGCAAGAAGAGCTGAGATTGCCCTGCATACTGTATAGTTCAATAGGTTAGGAGAATTGTGAAGACATTTCACTCGTTTAACGCTACATGATAGAGGGCAAACAGATTCTTGGTGCCAAAGGATAACCCtcgtaatgtatagtgaagtcagggaattgaaaccacagctctccaATCTTGGATCTTGTGACCTAAATTTGTCCTTTATATTGGTTATGCTCCGtaataaatattctgtttttgttttttcaggtACTGGATTCCCAGCATGGGATGCATGTTTGGCCTTGTGCTTTGGTGCTTGCGCAGTACGCGTGGTTTCACCGCCAAATTCTTAGAGGCAAGATGATTTTGGAGGTAATCCAGGCGTATATGTCCAAATATTCTCCTCTGGCCATTTCaagatttatttctttttttggcctGAAAGCaggttaaaaagtaaaaagttgggggggggtcaggatTTACTTACTTGTCTTGAACCCTTCCTTATTCTAAGGTTTTCACCAAGAGAGTCGGCAGCTAAAATAGGTGTTTGGCTTCAGCGGCCTCATGGATTTGGTGGCAATTTCTGCTGCCTTacctcacacatacactcatgatTAGCTGCCAtatcatccaaaaacaaatttgTTTAAATTTGGCTCCAAATTGGGTGGATGTTTTTAATGTGTATTAAGTACTATTCATTAAAAGTAATGGatgtatttggggggggggggcaggcaaACCTTTGAAGACATGTTGAAGACCTGTTTAGGTAAATGATTATTTTCTGTATCAAACGCTGTCGCGCACGTCCGTTGCGATAGCCTAAATtcccatattattattttgattgtttGCGTTTGTACCATTTTGTCCCAGATCGGAGCTGGCGTTAGTCTTCCTGGTGTTCTGGCAGCAAAGTGTGGGGCTGCGAAGGTGGTTTTATCAGATTCAGCCGAGATGCCCCGGTGTTTGGAGAACTGTCGCCGGAGCTGCGAACAAAATGATATTGTTGGAGTCCCGGTTATTGGACTGACATGGGGAGAAATATCGCCCGATCTGCTCGATCTACCGCCTGTTGATGTTATTCTGGGATCTGACGTCTTTTATGAACCAAAAGGTAACAGATAGAGCGTGTACGTTTTGAAGAAGCCTGTAGCAATCAAGCAATGTCTTTATGGTGTGTTTTAATCCCAATGCTTCATTAGATTTTGAAGATATCTTGATGACTGTGCGTTTTCTAATGGAAAGAAATCCACTCGCCCAATTTTGGACAACCTATCAAGTCAGAAggtacttttgttatttttctttgtttcttttttggaggGGGTTATAAGATACATGCTCCAAGAAATGCAAAAGGTGGGTAAACTGAACCTGGCCTGGTTTGTAGAGCTGATGAATGAGCCAAGTTGGCTCAACCTAAGCAAACACGGGTTATTGTCCATGTTCAGGACACCGTGACGACCCATTGCCGGATAGGAAGGGAATGGGTTGGCCAGACTGAACCCAGCCATTATCTTTATAGAAAAGTAATCATATAAATGATATTAGCTAAAGAATATTAATGTAATCGACATGTTAatcaacaatttaaaatataattaaccatATTAAGAACACTTGTCAAGAAACATCCACAGGAAGCAGTAAAATACACTTCTAGTCCTGTACAATTCTAGCATTATatcataataaaatagaaaacaaacacGTATATATCAGTTTTTGAAAACTCTGATGGTTACTTATTGTGTTTATGTTTAAGAGTTTACGAGTATTGATGCTGCCCTGCAGGATGgagtctgcacatcacttacagcctccctgtgccatgcgccagccccccacttacacatcactgctatcacacacacacacattcattcattctcatataCTGATTCACAGATGCTCATTCatcccctcattcacagatgctCATTCatcccctcattcacagatgctCATTCatcccctcattcacagatgctCATTCatcccctcattcacagatgctCATTCatcccctcattcacagatactaatcattcacactcattcattccctcaatcatgcatagTCATTCATACatcctccctcacccccttacctgaactgcagatttccctgTGCCGCTCACAGACATCCGCAGGGGCCGCTGTTTCCCTTTGCGTTGCTTGCACTCTGTGagaacaacttctcttgtccctcccggggagtcatgtgatgtgaatTCACGTCACTCCGCTGGCTTCCTGCTTCCCCCGGGCGGCACAAGAGACGGCAGAGGTAAGCAGCAGCAATTGCCACCCCGCCCAGGATTTTTGgccattttctgtttttgggaAATTTGCCCATCACGCCATTTTTGGCCGATATGTGCAGAGCCTTTGTGCACACCATAGGAACAATCTCATGCTccagtataatgcatagttacgTCGGTGAGATTTCTTTAGTCTTCCCATCCTTTAAATTATGTTATAGAGGGCCAGCTGCCCTTCATAATTTATAGTAAAGTAACGGGGAAAGCACAACTCTactgccaactctccctttagtgaataatgtattttagtgGTAGTCAGTGGAGTGGAAATGACCAAAAACCTTTTAGGAATTTTTTTTGGCAGCACGTGATATTGCGTACCATTAACTTGTAACGTGTTCATATGATTTTGGGAATATTTTTCCCCAGTGCCGACTGGTCTATCGAGTCTCTGCTCTACAAATGGAACCTAAAGTGTACCCATGTTCCTCTCAACACGTTTAATGCCGATAAACAAGGTCTTGCTGGATCTGATCTTCCTGGAAGGCACACCGTGCAAATGTTAATTATCATGTTAGATGAAGAGGCTGCCAGAGGATAAATTTGTTTTGCTGCATGTTTATACCTCGTTATTTACCCTCATAAATACTTGcatctgtattttaaatgcctATGAAATCTGGTTATCACCTTTAATATTTCACTAGAATCCGCTTTGTGTTTACACAGAGCCTATCCCTTTCACCCCCCACTGCATTGCAAGACACATTAGATTTATTCCCCCTCATTAAAGGCAGCAGCGGAGTATTTTCATAAACATTTTCAGGACGTTAACCTGTTTAAAGATATAGAGGTGAAAGGTGTTCACCTTATTTCCCTgggcctacccagaatcccttgcggtTATGGCAGCACCACAAGCCTTCTTGTGTGTCTATTTGCTTTacgtggaagggttttccatcaccatAATTCTTATTGGTATTTAAAGAATAGCTGTATGGATTATGCAGGGAGCTTATATTTGCACCCATATCCTTTTTGCCAGTACCTTCCTAAACGCCATTTTCAAGGTTATATTTTTAAGTTATTGTATATaggatattttacattttggagtattttgtatataaaacagTTTTTGTGCATATTTGGTCATTCTCTTGAATAAAATTTTTGGCATACAGCTAGCCTGTGAGGTCCAAGGTTACATTCACATCCCTGGGCAAATATTGGatgtttcattttgtatatCATATAGATGTGTGGACacaagagaagttgtttgcACAGTACGAGCAACACAGGGAAGCAGTAGGGCCCCTGCAGAATTCTGCGAGGTAGGGGATGGCAGAGGTTGTACTAGTGAGAATGCaggattaagggaatgaatatgAATAGCAGAGCATAGGGAGGCTCcaatgttaacaattatatatatattttgtccaattttggcatGTTACTTTCATTAAGTGTTTCTTTTGTAAaggtggtgtgtgtgggggtcattttcagccAAGCAAATGGTGAATTTTTGGTTCAGGTCCAGAATTTTAGTGCATCCCtagcttattcactaaatagagTTGGCAAACATGAATTCCCTATACATTAAGGGCCACCTCCAAGTGTCTTTGCAAGAACAGCTGAGCCAATTTAGACATACTTTACACAGCACCATGTAACCAGGGCAGACACTTTATAGTAAAATCAACAAAACTACTGTTAACTCCCAcctttactgaataaactccCATGTGCTAATCAGCAGTTTAATAGAGCACTTGCTCTTAGAGTAGAATAGTTAGCGAACAGGTCATCTTTAGTTGGCTTGTATGCGACCCCAGTACAGTGTAAAGGGCTGTATGAATAAGCGATAGATCAGACTGTGCTTGCAGACCGGAGACCACagattttgtaaagaaaatttTATTAACTACAGAAACAGTGGTTATAGTACAGAATGTTAGAGCCAGAAGATCAGTACATACATAGGAATGACACCTGCTTTTAACATTATAAATGCTTACATTTACCATGTTTAAGAGGTTGTTTCTCATCAGCTAGATGTGCTCACTGTATGCTCCATTATTTATATGCAAGGCCCGGGCGACTGGAAGTGCAGTTGTCAGGCATTCTAACAAACTGGACAGCCATTTGTTTTTCTGCACGACAAGGCAGCGTTACACAGGAGCAATCAGGAGAAAACAGGAAACAGCCAAGCACTCTGCACTGCAACACGCCACCTTAACAGCTAACCAGCATAACTCAACTGCTACACAACTGCGCCTAGtgcacaaaaatacacaagagAAGAGATTAGAGTTGTAGTCAAATAAAAACACTCCCTTGCAACATTGTCACATTAACATCCCATACAAGACTTGGGTGATCTGATAGCAgttaaaatattacatagaaGAAAATTGACATTTTAAGAACAGATCAATGGTTGACCAATCCTTGGTAAGGCTATCAGTCCAGGTACAGTTCAGCGAAGCCTCTAATATACCTTTTCCCCACCCGCTTTATAAACACTTTATGAACTGAAAAGAATTACCTCAAAATATCCAAGCCAATAATGAAATCTGTAGTCGCTCACATCACTAAATTACAAGAAATTTTTAACAGCAACATAATGGCACAGAGAATGTAAAGTCTGCCACAGGGTTcaaattatacaataaaaaaatttattcaacaaaagaaATCATACAAATAACCACCTTTTCGGTAGCTGTTGCTTGCTCCATTTTTTTCCGTGGGCCGAAGGATTACTGAACGATTATCACCACAGTGATGTCCAGTGTGTTGGTTTCTTTATGAGGAATCTGGTGATGTGAGAAGAAAAAGACAATGAGAACGGGAAAACGTTGTAACGAGTGGCTGCTGCCTTCAGGTTAAAGACAGCGAGGCAAGTTCTGAGTGTTTTAAGCGGCACAGATGGTAAATTACCGTCCATTACACTTGAAACATACTGGAGATTTTTTGCTACAACATGTTTCAGAGTCAAGGTAGAGAATGACCTTCAAATACATGTATTGGGGCAGAACTAGATGTGGTGCTTTGATTGTGTGAAGGAATTGAACCATTGCTGAAAGAAACAGTTAAATTAAAGACACACTATCCTTTATAAAAGTGAATTTCCATAGAGACTGGTGAACGTTATTTGCTGCTCACACAATTCGCAAGTCTTTAGTTTTAATGTACACAGGACGCTATAGACATGAATTATGTAGACCCGCCAAATAGTGTCTGCAGTTGTGATAAGCTACACATTCCAGGACTGTGTCATCTATACAATAGTAAACTTAGTCCAGAAGATCCAGGATAGTGCATCTTTAACATCAGACACAAACCTGCTCCAATACACACCCACAGAAACTGGTCCCTGGAGGATCAGGAAAAACCACTTAATATCTGCAATACAGCCCAATACTCCTTAAGCAACTGGAGCCCGCAGCTTTGAGGGGAAAATGCAGATATTGGTTTAAACAGTCATTGAAAGGACACCCCAATATACAGCACAGCATCAGAAcccatcatttaaaaactagatAGCTTTGCATTAACCAGAAGTCCACTTAACATGTTTCCCCCAGTAACTCTGCTTTAAAAAGGCCATGTTTGAAGAACCCCACAAGTAACATCCTTTACGTGGTTTAGAACTTCAAATATGGCCTCTCCGCAGATTAGCCAATTTGGTCACATCACTTTCagctaaaaacaaacaaacccccAACAAATACCACTAGGAAAAGATTTTACCTCTATCCTATGAAGACACTGCTCCTTCCTCTTCTGGAGACTTTGGGGGACTCGGGGACCTTGATTTGgattttgagtgttttggtGGGGGCGGAGTGGTCCTGGATCTGGACCTGGACCGGGACCGAGATCGTGATCTAGACACAGACGACGACTTGGACTTCGACCTCCGAGCAGAACGAGACTTTGAGCTGGAACGGGTCCTGGACCTGGTGCGAGAGCGTGATTTGGACCGGCTGTAACGTGACCGACTGCGAGATCTTGATCGGCTCTTGCTTCTGGACCGGCTGCGACGTCTTCTCCTTGGGCTAAAACAGAGTAACGTTAGTCCATGCTGCACATTATCTCACAGCGCAGTAGTTTTCCAGCATGTAACATATCCATAAAGGAAGTATGATTACCTAGTTACACAAGCTACTATAAATAAACCCGTATTCACACACAACATGCTGCTCAGAAGCCGTTTAAAATACCCCCAAGGGTTTCTCTTCAAGCAAAGTGTAAATGAACAGCATAATGAAGGCGGCCATTTTGGAAGGCCCACGTGGTCAGAAAAAAACCGAACTGAGACTCTCGCCACCAGTTTACACAGGGCCACGGCGAAAATTCCTTCGAAACGATCTGATCTCGCCCCCACACCGAATTACAACGTTATCGTTCAGCAAACTGTTAACAGACAATTAGCACTAACCCATCAGGTAAATCTCCCGCGACAACCGACTCATACACTTAAATTACCTTCGACTCCGACGACCGTAATCTCCGTATCTCCGTGGAGGTGGACCGCGTCGCCCATGGTGGGAGTCTGGGGGCCGCCCGTACCGGGCCATCTGCACACGCAGCTCTCTACCGTCTAACACGGCACCGTCCATGGCGTCCATCGCATCTTCAGCGTCCCGCTTGTCGTGGAAGCGAACGAAAGCGAAGCCTCGGCTTTCTTTTGTGTAGCGGTCCCGGGGAATGTAGACATCGCCGACCCGCCCGTATTTCTCGAACACTCGGCGCAGGGTCTCCGGAGAAGTTCGGTAAGTGAGATTATCCACTTTCAAAGACGTCATACCTTCGACGTCTGGAGGTGGACGGAAGTAGCTCATACTCATGAAACCGCTAAAAATTGCGATCACACGACATCAACACCAGTTAACGGAGAAAGGCCTTTACGTGGAGATGTTGGCGCAGCACACGTACACTGCTCGCCCGTTCCTCTCTTAAAGCCGTTTCACAATGCTACAAAATGGCGCCTGCGAGAAGATGGGCTTCCCGCTCTCCCCGCCCACTCTTATTTGGACCAGTTATAGTCCCGGAATAGTTAACGCACCTTGATTCGATTGGTCAAAGTCTTCCTAGTCCCCTCCTTGCCTCACCCTTTCTTCTTTGCAACATGGCGGATTACCTATCACGTATTATGATGTTGAATGTtacaaaattgtatatattataaatattatatatatatatttatatataatgtcaaaAAATCTCTGAAGCAATAGACCTGATGAAGAGAGTTTAACtcttgaaagcttgtcttttaaatattgttagttaaataaaaaaggtatcaccgcatactctgcaatactctgatTTTTTAAcatcgtgtctactggactaataatatatatttacatatatgtatagatatattttatacacggtaacctacatacatacaatgcacatgtatgtatataggaaCTCTTAAAAGCTCTGTGCCATTATCGTGTCACGGTCTGTTCAGAAGGGTCATATCTCCCAAGTGTCTggttaggagggacagtccctctttggaagGGTGACCAGATGTCCCCATGGAAGACATTTTCCCTGAACCCCTCAAAATCAGAGTTTTATGAGAAAGGCCTGGATAAGACGCTTTGGGCCCTGAAGGTATCGCACAGGAAGGGTCCCTTCTCTGGATTTCCTGCTTTAGTAAcccctttttttctctgttcgctgcctcttttgtttctgttcttttaatctctctctctctgtttgcCAATTTCTTTTGGCCTATCTCTTTATTGCCCCTCACTTGCTGACATCTTTACCTCACTtttgtttcttccttttttatctTGCTTGTCTGCCATTTGTAATCCTTCTAttctgcacatacacatatacacatatgttcATATACATGCATGCACATCTATTCACAGTACTGTTCTTACCGCAACCTCCACTTCCCTCCCAAACTTGTGAAAAGAAGCCTGTGGCGCAGAAATCCCGCTGTCAGGACTGTCGTCTCAGATCAGAACTTCAGACGCTTTCAGCTACGCTACGGTGACACATTCTTATAACCAGGAATACTCCGCTGTCATTAAGTTcaacatacataaaaatattaggTTCCTTAGTTTGATTATTGTTtcgatttatatagcgccattctATTCCGCAGCAATGTACAATAGGCATAACACATAGTTCATAAACATGGCAATTTGGATTTAAAGTAACAAAAGGTAAGGAAGGCCTGCCCAAAGATAAACAGGCTTTAGAAAACATGCAAGGCCTGCAGTCAGGAAGCTCTTGAGTGTAGTTATAGGCTACAGTTTTAATCTAATTATTAATACACTGAAATCGATCAGtggtaatataatttaatatatgtcTGGAAGTTTTTGGAAACAGGAAGTGCCCGCACGCAGGGTGCCCTTACAGCAGTAAGGGAGTTAATCGCTGTTGGCCAGCCTATGATGATGTGGCATACACCCGAAGGCTTCTGGGATATGTAGTTTACAAGGTTAACTTGCTATACACATGTGACcgaggggaaagagagagactGTGGCTACCGGTAAAGGTAcgttaaaatgtttattgtttagGACTCTAAGCGGATATTTCTTAATTAGCTGAGGTGGTAGAAGCAACTTTTAATTGTTCGAATCCATATAAAACGTAAGTCTGACAATACACTCTTATTCGTTCCACAACAGAATCATTCCCGGGGTGAATGCATTTATTTCCTGTTACTCATTTGCTCGGTAAATGAACAATTTCCTTTACCGGCCGTAACAACGAGTTAAAGGGGGAAAGCGTTTGCTAAACTACGTATAAATATCACAGTAAACAGCCTCTTGGTAGCTCCCTTAGTCTGGCAATGTGTGACAATAAGAATCCACTTCCCATAATGCACCGGGGGCCTCCTTCTGGGTCACCTGACTCCTGGAAGAGGTCTGCAAATGTTCTGTCCCAGTAGATCAGCTGACTGCAGATCACCAGCTCTCCCTAGACCGGCAAACTTAGTAATTTAAGAAGGGGTAGCAGCCAGACATTTGATGACAGAGTCAGATCTAACTAAAAACGGGGTAAGTTAAGATCAGGGTGATATCATTTATATCGGTTATTCTAGATTTTGGGAGCTCGGTAGAGAAAGGTTTAATTGTAAGTCATGCCTTGGGGGTTATTAATAAATTATGGTTTTGGTGCccagtggtcttatcaccatggcaaccagtaCACTGTTAGGAATGGGATTATGTGTAAGAAGTTTCATTgttctttaatttttcattaccATTCCCATGTGACTGTTCATAAATCAGGGTAAATGTTCAAGGCGTATAATACAGGATCCATGGTCATTTGCGCATATCCCGATCCTAAATTCAGCCAtaagaaatgacattttaatgGTAGAGGTCCAGCGGGTTCCATAGCCctatgacaataacattaactgtACACAAAACCGACAATAACATGCAAACACATTTAGCTTACAGTCCAGTAGAAATGATCTCGGTTACAGGATGGCATCACATCATTAGCGAGGGCTTAATTAGTAAAATAAGTCTCTGAAAGAAGCTctggttttctttctttatcacatagccttttctaaaaaaaaaaacctagagcTTCTCAAGGTCACTTCTCAATTACCCCAAAAGCTAACATAGTAAATTGTGGTAATGTGAGGGGATCCCAACGAAACTGCCCTGTTTATAGTGTCGCCACCTTTTCTGACAGGTAGAAACAAGTTTTACCTCTTACATGTGCGACGTGACAATAATGGAGTGTGGTAGCAGCTGATTAAATTATCATAACACA from Spea bombifrons isolate aSpeBom1 chromosome 13, aSpeBom1.2.pri, whole genome shotgun sequence encodes:
- the METTL23 gene encoding histone-arginine methyltransferase METTL23 isoform X1, producing the protein MSFSPLIMSQNDNQRVVVREYIFREEEEEGLEEEKGELRVSIPEVLDSQHGMHVWPCALVLAQYAWFHRQILRGKMILEIGAGVSLPGVLAAKCGAAKVVLSDSAEMPRCLENCRRSCEQNDIVGVPVIGLTWGEISPDLLDLPPVDVILGSDVFYEPKDFEDILMTVRFLMERNPLAQFWTTYQVRSADWSIESLLYKWNLKCTHVPLNTFNADKQGLAGSDLPGRHTVQMLIIMLDEEAARG
- the METTL23 gene encoding histone-arginine methyltransferase METTL23 isoform X2, translating into MHVWPCALVLAQYAWFHRQILRGKMILEIGAGVSLPGVLAAKCGAAKVVLSDSAEMPRCLENCRRSCEQNDIVGVPVIGLTWGEISPDLLDLPPVDVILGSDVFYEPKDFEDILMTVRFLMERNPLAQFWTTYQVRSADWSIESLLYKWNLKCTHVPLNTFNADKQGLAGSDLPGRHTVQMLIIMLDEEAARG
- the SRSF2 gene encoding serine/arginine-rich splicing factor 2, producing MSMSYFRPPPDVEGMTSLKVDNLTYRTSPETLRRVFEKYGRVGDVYIPRDRYTKESRGFAFVRFHDKRDAEDAMDAMDGAVLDGRELRVQMARYGRPPDSHHGRRGPPPRRYGDYGRRSRSPRRRRRSRSRSKSRSRSRSRSRYSRSKSRSRTRSRTRSSSKSRSARRSKSKSSSVSRSRSRSRSRSRSRTTPPPPKHSKSKSRSPSPPKSPEEEGAVSS